One Lampris incognitus isolate fLamInc1 chromosome 18, fLamInc1.hap2, whole genome shotgun sequence genomic region harbors:
- the ctss1 gene encoding cathepsin S, ortholog 1, whose protein sequence is MQLLCEILLWTFLVLGKSTPDLDRRWEVWKIKFQKVYDSQAELVYRKSIWEKNLDRVLRHNREASAGQHSFTMGLNHLADMTAEEVNERLNGLKVEDRAHFGNWTTKQSRDLSIPVSVDWRTTGLVSPVKNQGLCGSCWAFSSAGALEGQMKRQTGVLVPLSPQNLLDCSTTDGNHGCRGGFISKSYSYIIRNGGIDSDNFYPYEYKDGKCRYSTRGKAGYCSRFHILPHGDEKALQTVVATVGPVAVGINALLPSFHHYKGGLFNEPDCNPKITNHAVLVVGYGTDEGQDFWLVKNSWGTAWGEGGFIRIARNKRNLCGIASFAVYPTL, encoded by the exons ATGCAGCTGCTGTGTGAAATACTCCTTTGGACTTTTCTGGTCCTTGGCAAGTCTACCCCTGACTTAGATAGACGATGGGAAGTGTGGAAAATCAAGTTTCAGAAGGTTTACGATTCTCAG GCTGAGCTCGTCTACAGAAAATCAATATGGGAGAAGAATTTGGACCGGGTGCTGAGACACAACCGTGAGGCCTCAGCAGGACAGCACAGCTTCACCATGGGACTCAACCACTTAGCTGACATG ACAGCAGAGGAGGTCAATGAGAGGCTGAATGGCTTAAAGGTGGAGGACCGCGCTCATTTTGGAAACTGGACCACTAAGCAATCACGTGACTTGTCAATACCTGTGAGTGTGGACTGGAGGACAACAGGCCTGGTCAGCCCCGTCAAAAACCAG GGGTTGTGTGGGTCCTGCTGGGCTTTCAGCTCTGCAGGAGCGCTGGAGGGCCAGATGAAGAGACAGACCGGTGTCCTGGTACCGCTGAGTCCACAGAACCTGCTGGACTGCAGCACCACAGACGGAAATCACGGCTGCAGAGGGGGCTTCATATCCAAATCCTACAGCTACATAATCCGCAACGGAGGCATCGACTCTGACAACTTTTACCCCTACGAATATAAG GACGGAAAGTGTCGTTACTCCACTAGGGGGAAGGCTGGCTACTGCTCCAGATTCCACATCCTGCCACATGGAGATGAGAAGGCTCTTCAGACTGTTGTTGCAACAGTGGGGCCGGTTGCAGTTGGCATCAATGCCCTGCTACCATCCTTCCATCATTATAAAGGAG GTTTATTCAATGAGCCAGACTGCAACCCCAAAATAACCAACCACGCCGTCCTGGTGGTGGGCTACGGCACAGACGAAGGACAGGACTTCTGGCTAGTGAAAAACAG